In Mastacembelus armatus chromosome 5, fMasArm1.2, whole genome shotgun sequence, a single genomic region encodes these proteins:
- the psme1 gene encoding proteasome activator complex subunit 1 — MAALDIRPESKEQVDDFCQKVAKEAEELVSKFFPQKIEELQTLLKTSFSCDDPASLKAPLDIPIPDPVKEEAKRKKKEEKEGKKDKDSDKEDEDSGPPCGPICSNEVVESLLQAVKPQIQMLKEKLNMVSMWVQLQIPKIEDGNNFGVAVQEKVFELLTNTRTKIEGFQTQISKYYSERGDAVAKASKQPHVGDYRQLVHELDHYQYCELRLVILDIRNTYAVLFDIINKNYDKIKKPRGDGKALIY, encoded by the exons ATGGCTGCTCTGGATATTCGCCCCGAGTCTAAAGAACAG GTGGATGACTTCTGCCAGAAAGTCGCCAAAGAG GCAGAAGAGCTTGTTTCCAAATTTTTCCCTCAGAAGATCGAAGAGCTGCAGACACTTCTGAAG ACATCTTTTAGCTGTGATGACCCTGCATCTTTGAAGGCTCCACTGGACATCCCAATACCTGACCCAGTTAAAGAGGAGGCCAAACgcaagaagaaggaggaa aaggagggaaagaaagacaagGACAGTGATAAAGAAGACGAAGATTCAG GTCCTCCCTGTGGTCCCATCTGCAGCAATGAGGTGGTGGAGAGTCTCCTGCAAGCGGTCAAGCCTCAGATCCAGATGCTGAAGGAGAAGCTCAACATG GTGTCAATGTGGGTGCAACTCCAAATTCCTAAAATTGAAGATGGTAACAACTTTGGAGTGGCTGTACAG GAGAAAGTGTTTGAGCTGTTGACCAACACACGCACCAAGATTGAGGGATTCCAAACTCAGATTTCAAA ATATTACAGTGAGAGAGGTGATGCTGTGGCCAAAGCCTCCAAACAGCCCCATGTG GGAGACTATAGACAGCTGGTTCATGAGCTGGACCACTATCAGTACTGTGAGCTCCGCCTTGTGATCCTGGACATCCGCAACACTTAT GCTGTGTTGTTTGACATCATTAACAAGAACTATGACAAGATTAAGAAACCAAGAGGAGATGGAAAAGCCCTGATCTACTGA
- the psma5 gene encoding proteasome subunit alpha type-5, with protein sequence MFLTRSEYDRGVNTFSPEGRLFQVEYAIEAIKLGSTAIGIQTSEGVCLAVEKRITSPLMEPNSIEKIVEIDSHIGCAMSGLIADAKTLIDKARVETQNHWFTYNETMTVESVTQAVSNLALQFGEEDADPGAMSRPFGVALLFGGVDEKGPQLYHMDPSGTFVQCDARAIGSASEGAQSSLQEVYHKSMTLKDAIKSSLTILKQVMEEKLNATNIELATVEPGKTFHMYSKEELEDVIKDI encoded by the exons ATGTTTTTGACAAGATCGGAGTATGACAG GGGTGTGAACACGTTCTCTCCTGAAGGAAGATTGTTTCAGGTTGAATATGCCATCGAGGCTATAAAA TTGGGTTCTACGGCCATTGGTATCCAGACATCAGAGGGTGTGTGTCTGGCTGTGGAGAAGAGGATCACCTCTCCCCTAATGGAGCCCAACAGCATTGAGAAAATTGTGGAGATTGACAGTCACATCG GTTGCGCAATGAGCGGCTTGATAGCTGATGCCAAGACTCTAATTGACAAAGCAAGAGTGGAAACACAG AACCACTGGTTCACTTACAATGAGACAATGACAGTGGAGAGTGTGACTCAGGCTGTGTCCAACCTGGCACTGCAGTTCGGAGAGGAAGATGCTGATCCCGGTGCCATG AGTCGACCATTTGGCGTAGCACTTCTGTTTGGAGGAGTTGATGAAAAAGGACCACAGCT CTACCATATGGACCCATCAGGAACCTTTGTGCAGTGTGATGCTCGGGCCATCGGCTCTGCGTCTGAGGGAGCGCAGAGCTCTCTGCAAGAGGTCTACCACAAG TCCATGACATTAAAGGACGCCATCAAGTCGTCTCTCACCATTTTGAAGCAGGTAATGGAGGAGAAGCTCAACGCCACCAACATTGAG ctggcAACAGTAGAACCTGGAAAGACCTTCCACATGTATTCCAAAGAGGAGCTGGAAGATGTAATCAAGGATATCTAG
- the LOC113130953 gene encoding sortilin-like, producing the protein MVSVFCILALGWLWSAVARGFQAGEGLSDAERLLRELGADEERQSLEKSELWKRSAGLNEQTCTSLPGVESTLQNSTHSFTFRVRTMGSLSLAWVGDGSGVLLVLTTFQVPLLMMRFGQSNLYRSEDYGKTFTDVTHLINHTFIQTEFGIAISPDHSGKVILTGDVSENGGFRLFRSQNFGMTFVPTDLPFEPLIQILYSPGDSNALLTLSMTLDLWLSEDFGATWRKIHESVCLVRWGPKNSIYFTTNNNGSCNDKGMLELRKTADYGRSFTIIATSVYSFVLGGRFLFASIMTGGGTERMIHVSVDGGEMWNMAQLPTVNHEQFYSILAANQDMIFMHVDDPGDSGVGTIYVSDDRGTVFSKSLERHLYVTTGSDTDFTAISSLRGVYMTSILTEDGAVETVITFDQGAKWQPLRRPQNSHCDTDTSTNRPNRCRLHIHASYSTTMKMNVPMLPLSQPNTVGLILAHGSVGDAESTLFPDVYVSDDGGYSWLLALRGPHHYAILDSGGLLVAVEHTNSPVNQIKFSTDEGHCWHTYNFTSDPFHFSGMDSEPGARSMNVSLWGYRNDFSKWVVITIDFRKLLSRDCTEGDYVQWLAHSTDSSGSNDGCVLGYKETFLRLRKDSVCWNGRDYAAAKKLSPCPCTVDDYHCDFGYYRPMNSSECVEQEEIQGRPLEFCLNGTIEQLQTSGYRKIPGDQCEGGFQPDRKETNLRRMCNINTPSQNPLTETSSLNAAVVAMVVIAILLTSAVAGVWLVKKYVCGGRFLVHRYSVMREHVEADKIEGVDDTDAHYMETGKAQYNEDSDQDLLE; encoded by the exons ATGGTCTCCGTGTTTTGTATTTTGGCGCTCGGGTGGTTGTGGTCAGCGGTGGCCAGAGGTTTCCAGGCGGGAGAAGGGCTGTCAGATGCGGAGAGGCTGCTCAGGGAGCTCGGCGCTGATGAGGAGCGACAAAGTTTGGAGAAGTCCGAGCTGTGGAAGCGCAGCGCAGGACTGAATGAACAGACATGTACATCTCTGCCCGGGGTTGAGTCAACCCTGCAAAACAGCACCCATTCC TTCACCTTCAGGGTGAGAACCATGGGTTCACTGTCGCTGGCCTGGGTGGGAGATGGATCAGGG GTGCTGCTGGTCTTGACTACATTTCAGGTGCCATTGTTAATGATGCGTTTTGGCCAGTCTAACCTCTATAGGAG TGAAGACTACGGGAAGACATTTACAGATGTGACTCACCTGATCAACCACACATTTATCCAAACTGAGTTTGGTATCGCCATCAGTCCAGACCATTCTGGCAAG GTGATTCTGACAGGTGACGTGTCAGAAAATGGGGGGTTTCGTCTGTTCCGTTCACAGAACTTTGGCATGACCTTTGTCCCAACTGATCTTCCGTTTGAGCCTCTCATTCAGATTCTGTACAGCCCTGGAGACAGTAATGCACTCCTGACGCTCAGTATGACG TTGGATCTTTGGCTGTCTGAGGACTTTGGTGCCACCTGGAGGAAGATtcatgaaagtgtgtgtttggtcaGATG GGGTCCAAAGAACAGCATCTACTTTACAACAAATAACAATGGATCATGCA ATGATAAAGGAATGCTGGAGTTAAGAAAGACAGCAGACTATGGTCGAAGTTTCACAATCATCGCAACAAGCGTTTACTCCTTTGTACTGGGAGGGAGATTTCTTTTTGCTTCCATCATGACTGGTGGG GGTACAGAACGTATGATCCATGTGTCAGTGGACGGAGGTGAGATGTGGAACATGGCTCAGCTCCCTACAGTCAACCACGAGCAGTTCTACTCCATCCTGGCAGCCAATCAGGACATGATATTCATGCATGTGGATGATCCTGGag ACTCAGGTGTTGGAACCATCTATGTGTCAGATGACAGAGGGACAGTGTTCTCTAAGTCTCTGGAGCGCCATCTTTACGTGACCACAGGAAGTGACACTGACTTCACTGCCATTTCTTCACTGAGGGGTGTCTATATGACCAGCATACTCACTGAGG atgGTGCAGTGGAGACAGTGATCACCTTTGACCAGGGAGCAAAGTGGCAGCCGCTGCGCAGACCACAGAACAGccactgtgacactgacactTCTACTAACAGGCCAAACAGA TGCAGGCTTCACATCCATGCCTCCTACAGCACCACCATGAAGATGAACGTCCCCATGCTGCCACTGTCACAGCCCAACACTGTGGGCCTCATCCTGGCTCATG GCAGTGTCGGAGACGCAGAGTCAACTCTCTTCCCCGACGTGTACGTGTCTGATGACGGTGGCTACTCGTGGCTGCTGGCTCTCAGGGGCCCTCATCACTATGCTATCCTGGACTCCGGAGGCCTGCTGGTGGCTGTGGAGCACACAAACTCGCCTGTCAACCAGATCAA GTTTTCAACAGATGAGGGGCATTGCTGGCATACATATAACTTCACCAGTGACCCATTTCACTTCAGTGGTATGGACAGTGAGCCTGGTGCCCGTTCCATGAACGTCAGCCTGTGGGGTTACAGGAACGACTTCAGCAAATGGGTGGTGATTACCATCGACTTTAGGAAGCTCCTCAGCAGAGACT gCACTGAAGGAGACTACGTACAGTGGCTGGCACACTCCACAGACTCTAGTGGATCTAATGATGGCTGCGTGCTAGGCTACAAAGAGACCTTCTTGCGCCTGAGGAAAGACTCAGTCTGCTGGAATGGGAGGGACTACGCTGCCGCTAAGAAGCTGTCCCCCTGTCCATGCACAGTGGATGATTATCACTG TGACTTTGGATATTACCGACCAATGAACAGCTCAGAGTGTGTGGAGCAGGAGGAGATCCAAGGGCGGCCCCTGGAGTTCTGTTTAAATGGTACCATCGAGCAGCTACAGACCAGTGG CTACCGGAAGATTCCAGGAGACCAGTGTGAAGGCGGTTTCCAGCCAGACAGGAAGGAGACCAACCTGAGAAGGATGTGCAACATCAACACCCCTAGTCAAAATCCTCTG ACTGAAACCAGTTCACTGAATGCTGCTGTCGTAGCAATGGTTGTCATAGCGATCCTTCTGACAAGTGCTGTCGCAGGTGTTTGGCTGGTTAAGAAATATGTCTGTGGAGGACG GTTCTTAGTGCACCGATACTCTGTTATGAGGGAACATGTTGAAGCTGATAAAATAGAAGGGGTTGATGACACTGACGCCCACTACATGGAGACAGGAAAAGCACAGTACAATGAAGATTCAGATCAG GACCTCTTAGAATAA
- the mdm4 gene encoding protein Mdm4 isoform X1 → MSSLSAQSPASGSSCRSLPGEGNQVQPKAPLLQILRVAGAQEEVFTLKEVMHYLGQYIMGKQLYDKQRQHIVHCQDDPLGELLEVESFSVKNPSPVYEMLKKYLVVLGCADAAENLSVGRECVEGGVEDRGQMCGGVAKAGLEAGSDRPLLQTPSQRRPREPDSDSLDGLPRSACKRPKLDVTLDEWDLSGLPWWFLGNLRSNYSRRSNGSTDIHTNQLSPAQEEDTAIVSDTTDDLWFLTEGDSEQVSVEMKEAALEEGSREDGEALPEDDDGGGKEEKADREMQEEPDEDSQCLSDDTDTEISTQDAWQCTECRKYNTPLQRYCVRCWALRKNWYKDVPRLAHSLSVPDIAACSSLTTHDEEDDSDTGIDVPDCSRTVSDPVILPSHSTADRPLPPMALGKGKGPLPSSFHKDEQLSGGESQESLGMEVEEVRPEALLEPCKLCRVRPRNGNIIHGRTAHLLTCFPCARRLHKFQAPCPGCGKIIQNVIKIFIV, encoded by the exons ATGAGCTCCCTATCAGCCCAGTCTCCGGCTTCAGGCTCGTCATGCAGGTCATTACCTGGAGAGGGAAATCAg GTGCAACCGAAAGCCCCTCTCCTGCAGATTCTGCGTGTTGCCGGAGCCCAGGAAGAAGTCTTCACACTCAAAGAG GTGATGCATTACTTGGGTCAGTATATCATGGGGAAGCAGCTGTATGACAAACAGAGGCAGCATATAGTCCACTGCCAGGATGACCCTTTGGGAGAGCTGCTGGAAGTGGAGAGCTTCTCTGTGAAAAACCCAAG CCCGGTGTATGAAATGCTCAAGAAATACTTGGTTGTGCTTGGTTGTGCTG ACGCTGCAGAGAATCTTTCTGTGGGCCGTGAATGTGTAGAGGGCGGAGTGGAGGATCGTGGTCAG ATGTGTGGAGGTGTGGCCAAAGCAGGACTGGAGGCTGGCAGTGACAGGCCTCTCCTGCAGACCCCCTCCCAGAGACGACCTCGAGAGCCAGACAGTG ATTCACTTGACGGCCTGCCACGGTCCGCTTGCAAACGGCCAAAACTGGATGTGACGTTGGATGAGTGGGACCTGTCTGGCCTGCCCTGGTGGTTTTTGGGTAATCTCCGTAGCAACTACAGCCGTAGGAGCAACGGTTCCACTGACATTCACACAAACCAA TTGTCTCCTGCACAGGAGGAGGACACAGCCATCGTGTCTGACACCACTGATGACCTGTGGTTCCTGACTGAGGGTGACAGCGAGCAGGTGAGCGTGGAAATGAAAGAGGCAGCACTGGAGGAAGGGAGCAGGGAAGACGGAGAGGCCCTAcctgaggatgatgatggaggagggaaagaggagaAGGCAGATCGAGAG ATGCAGGAGGAGCCAGATGAAGACTCCCAGTGCCTGAGTGATGACACTGATACAGAAATTTCAACACAG GATGCATGGCAGTGCACCGAGTGCAGGAAGTATAATACACCTCTGCAGAGGTACTGTGTTCGCTGCTGGGCTCTACGTAAGAACTGGTACAAAGATGTCCCTCGCCTTGCCCATTCCCTTTCTGTTCCTGACATCGCAGCGTGCAGCTCTCTTACCACCCATGATGAGGAAGATGACAGTGACACAGGCATTGATGTCCCTGactgcagcaggacagtgtcTGACCCTGTCATCCTGCCCTCCCACTCCACAGCTGATAGACCACTGCCCCCTATGGCTTTGGGGAAAGGAAAGGGGCCTCTGCCCTCTAGCTTCCACAAGGACGAGCAGCTCTCAGGAGGGGAGAGTCAAGAAAGTCTGGGCATGGAGGTTGAAGAAGTTAGGCCTGAGGCACTGTTAGAACCTTGCAAGCTCTGTCGAGTGCGACCACGCAATGGAAACATAATACATGGACGTACGGCTCACCTGCTAACCTGCTTCCCATGTGCAAGGAGGCTACACAAGTTCCAGGCTCCTTGTCCAGGATGCGGAAAGatcattcaaaatgttattaaaatattcatagTCTAA
- the mdm4 gene encoding protein Mdm4 isoform X2, with translation MSSLSAQSPASGSSCRSLPGEGNQVQPKAPLLQILRVAGAQEEVFTLKEVMHYLGQYIMGKQLYDKQRQHIVHCQDDPLGELLEVESFSVKNPSPVYEMLKKYLVVLGCADAAENLSVGRECVEGGVEDRGQMCGGVAKAGLEAGSDRPLLQTPSQRRPREPDSDSLDGLPRSACKRPKLDVTLDEWDLSGLPWWFLGNLRSNYSRRSNGSTDIHTNQEEDTAIVSDTTDDLWFLTEGDSEQVSVEMKEAALEEGSREDGEALPEDDDGGGKEEKADREMQEEPDEDSQCLSDDTDTEISTQDAWQCTECRKYNTPLQRYCVRCWALRKNWYKDVPRLAHSLSVPDIAACSSLTTHDEEDDSDTGIDVPDCSRTVSDPVILPSHSTADRPLPPMALGKGKGPLPSSFHKDEQLSGGESQESLGMEVEEVRPEALLEPCKLCRVRPRNGNIIHGRTAHLLTCFPCARRLHKFQAPCPGCGKIIQNVIKIFIV, from the exons ATGAGCTCCCTATCAGCCCAGTCTCCGGCTTCAGGCTCGTCATGCAGGTCATTACCTGGAGAGGGAAATCAg GTGCAACCGAAAGCCCCTCTCCTGCAGATTCTGCGTGTTGCCGGAGCCCAGGAAGAAGTCTTCACACTCAAAGAG GTGATGCATTACTTGGGTCAGTATATCATGGGGAAGCAGCTGTATGACAAACAGAGGCAGCATATAGTCCACTGCCAGGATGACCCTTTGGGAGAGCTGCTGGAAGTGGAGAGCTTCTCTGTGAAAAACCCAAG CCCGGTGTATGAAATGCTCAAGAAATACTTGGTTGTGCTTGGTTGTGCTG ACGCTGCAGAGAATCTTTCTGTGGGCCGTGAATGTGTAGAGGGCGGAGTGGAGGATCGTGGTCAG ATGTGTGGAGGTGTGGCCAAAGCAGGACTGGAGGCTGGCAGTGACAGGCCTCTCCTGCAGACCCCCTCCCAGAGACGACCTCGAGAGCCAGACAGTG ATTCACTTGACGGCCTGCCACGGTCCGCTTGCAAACGGCCAAAACTGGATGTGACGTTGGATGAGTGGGACCTGTCTGGCCTGCCCTGGTGGTTTTTGGGTAATCTCCGTAGCAACTACAGCCGTAGGAGCAACGGTTCCACTGACATTCACACAAACCAA GAGGAGGACACAGCCATCGTGTCTGACACCACTGATGACCTGTGGTTCCTGACTGAGGGTGACAGCGAGCAGGTGAGCGTGGAAATGAAAGAGGCAGCACTGGAGGAAGGGAGCAGGGAAGACGGAGAGGCCCTAcctgaggatgatgatggaggagggaaagaggagaAGGCAGATCGAGAG ATGCAGGAGGAGCCAGATGAAGACTCCCAGTGCCTGAGTGATGACACTGATACAGAAATTTCAACACAG GATGCATGGCAGTGCACCGAGTGCAGGAAGTATAATACACCTCTGCAGAGGTACTGTGTTCGCTGCTGGGCTCTACGTAAGAACTGGTACAAAGATGTCCCTCGCCTTGCCCATTCCCTTTCTGTTCCTGACATCGCAGCGTGCAGCTCTCTTACCACCCATGATGAGGAAGATGACAGTGACACAGGCATTGATGTCCCTGactgcagcaggacagtgtcTGACCCTGTCATCCTGCCCTCCCACTCCACAGCTGATAGACCACTGCCCCCTATGGCTTTGGGGAAAGGAAAGGGGCCTCTGCCCTCTAGCTTCCACAAGGACGAGCAGCTCTCAGGAGGGGAGAGTCAAGAAAGTCTGGGCATGGAGGTTGAAGAAGTTAGGCCTGAGGCACTGTTAGAACCTTGCAAGCTCTGTCGAGTGCGACCACGCAATGGAAACATAATACATGGACGTACGGCTCACCTGCTAACCTGCTTCCCATGTGCAAGGAGGCTACACAAGTTCCAGGCTCCTTGTCCAGGATGCGGAAAGatcattcaaaatgttattaaaatattcatagTCTAA